ACAACTTTTTGACAAAATTGTTAGATACCGTCAAAAAGTTACACGGCATTGGAGCTAATGAAgttgaaatttcaatttttgtcaaTAATCAAGGTATTGCTTAACAATAACATGGTATGAAGCGACTTTCATGTACAAAAAGAAACTAGTtatattacatttttatttttcaaacaaaaaagaaattgcTTGTTTTTTTGCCAAGAAATCAACATCTAATTATTTGGATCACCCTTTCTCTAAACATCAAGATATACACACTTTTATGTGTGGTCAAGTTTGATAGAACTTTAGTCTCATTTAGCATTATATTATAACATAAGttagatttttttcttttctgttaaGCTCCCCATTTGGTCCTTAAGTTTCATAAAATTACTTCTATATATGGCCGGTGAGATTAATTCATTTGGTAGGAACATCATATTATATACGTCGGGGTCAGAGTTCGAACCTTATATATTCCATTCATTCAATCaacttaagagtgaaattttagacactaaattatttgacaaaaaaatatactctCTCTTGAcgagaatcaatttttttaataattaattctatttttaaaagaaGTTTGGTGACAAACTTTAAcaaacatttttcattttagtaaAGCACAAACAgtaatttctcttttatttatatacacAAACCCCTTAACTGATAATTAATCGATGAActtatttaattagttaaagTTAAAAGGAAGTTGGATaccaaaatttaaataatgttttttttttttacaattgaaaTATATTGGTCACCTTCAtccatgtattttttttttggtacaatcaTCAATATATTTCTTATAGCTTGGTCATAAACAattgaaataatattttgtatGGAGTAGTTACTTTTCTATGCACCATATTCATGGTCTAAATAAAGTAATGTTATTTGAAGACTTATGATTTCTGTCATGATAGACTAGATGAGTTAAAGTtgctttttatgtttttataaaGATTTTCTGTCGTGGTAGGTTTCCAAAAGGTTAATTTGTAGGATAAATATCTGCTCAATGGGAATGGAAATTGAGAATAGAGGTtctctgtttttatttatttatttatttattaatttgccCTTTGGGAATCAGAGAAAGAGACTCCAGTAATTTAGAGTTTGACcgtaaaataagtaaaatttgaatattaattagTTCTATAAGCTGAAATTGAATTGTTCTCGTTGAGACTTGGTTGTGATGGTGGGTGGCAATTGCATTGCTTCCCATTCTCATGTTTCTTTCTTTGCTTTGCCATTTAAATGTTAATGTCAATTCCTAATGTAGGGACCGACTGTTGGTACTTGGAAGTGATTATTggtctttatttttaaaactttaaaaagTAACCTGACTTTATAATAATGTGCCATAAGCCAttattataatttcataataGAGGAGTAATTTATATGTTAACAAAGACACATGATCTTTATAATTACATAGCGTGTGTAGACTAGACACAATAAGTTTTAGATCCTATTCGTTTTCATCAATTTATGCAAATCGCATGCAATGATGATAACGAAGAATCTTCTTCCGGATATTTTAGACTTCTTGAAATGCATTGCACACCACATCAAGTGTTTCaatcaataataatttatagaattaagtttactatattattcttatatactaaataaaagaatgaatgattttaaaattattttttcaaaacttTAGATCATAGGAGTATGAAATTTGAATTATGTTTCTAAATCTTTAGAGTATTCATATTTATACAAAAATTTGTGTCACTTAGAAAAGAGAAACAATTTGAACCCGTGACCATGCCCGTGTAGAGCATGCACAACCACTTTGTCAGAAAAATTATAGACTTCAGACAAAATTTCATATatgacataatatataaatagtccaATAAAAGATCTCAATTTTGTCTTAAACTAACtcctaaaaattttaattttacctTAAACTAACTcttcaaaatatcaattattttggCCGGAGTTTAGACAACTTTCCAAGTTTGCTGGGACTTGGCTCCGCCAATAACCACTATGCCAAGTGATATACTTTATGAACTTTATgtcattaatttaattataatttggaAATTCCTCTCACACATTAACCACACTAACCTTTTCACCTAAATTGTATAGTATCAGTACTCATAAGTACTAATAATGGGACAAATATTGGGAAGTTACAAAGTTCTTTAACTAGCAGCTTCAGAATATGTAAAGATACTAAGTTTTAAACTTCCTAGTTCCCACCGTTAACATTGCCTAGTATATTCATTTGAATCATGAATGGCCAATTATCTCATATATCTTGGAGCTTTTTCTCAAAAAAGAGGGAAATAAATGCATAAGCATACTCATGGTTACCAAAAGATTGATTAAAGtataccatatatatatatgattctTAAAGGTGTGAAATTGACATGTAAAATCTGCATATTCCACAAAGGAAGAAACAATTTTTCCTCTTCTCTTCTTGGAATCCAATCTACATATTCTTCAATCAAATACTTTTTATCTTTGTATccacaaaataaacaaagataCAAAAGTTACACAAAATCTACTCATTCGTCCACTCATAAAAGGTATGTGAGTCCATAAAATCCATTCATCAACTCCATACCAATTTAGACACACAAGATGAAAATAAAAGCCAAAGAGATAAGATTAACCATCTAATAAACATTTTTTCTTTACCATAATAatcaaatagattttttttttcttttaattttcacTCCCAAGTTGGGATCAGAATTTACTGCAGTAAAAACACCAAGCGGTTCAACGctgtttcaaatttcaatcgTTAACTAACTTTtggccatatatatatatatatattatcattcatatattttatttacaaaatcACATAGTGGCTACAAAATATATCTCAATACAAAAGCCAaccaatattaaaaaaaagcttAGCAATATTCATATTATTATGCttagtttatatatttaaattgtgGTAGAACACAGAGCACCCTGTTTTGAAGCAAGAGGAGGAGCATTCATAGAGTTTCCAATTCCAAAAGCCAGAATAGAAACACAATTAACATTGAACCTGTAACGACCAGAAACCCAAGTACCGATTTTCCAACGAAGTTTTCCATTAGCTTTAAGATTCAAACTCAATCTTCCAGAAAGTTGATCATGACTCAATTCATAACCAATAGAAGGAGCAACAGGTAAACCATTTCCAATCAACAAAGCCGACAACAAATTACTCTCTTGTTGTCCTTGGTAAAAGGGTGGCACAAATGAATCACTAGTTATTTGTTGATTCTTGTATGTTGCATAAAGTTGAAACTCGTCGTAGTATATGCTAACTTTTTGGTTTGGATTTTTTGAGAGGAGAGTGAGTTGGATTGAGGAGTTGAGGATTGGTCCTGAGAGGTTTAGTTGATAGATGTCAAGTTCTTGGAGGGAGAATTGAGGTTTGGTTGGTTTGAGGATGAAATAGATGAGAAGTATGAGTAATAAGATTGTGGTGAAAAATGTTGAGAAAGCAAAGAAGATTTTCTTGTAGTTTCTCTCTATTCTTAGTACTTGTTTTGTTGCACAATGTTTTGGAGATTTGATTGTGATTTGAGACATGTTTTGTAAAATGAAGGGAGAGGAGAGTGTGTGAGGGAGAGAGAGTTGAAATTGAAGCTTGAAAGAATGATGTTTACAATGTTAAGGAAGAGAGGGGGGTTATAAAGACAGCAAAAAGCAGCAATTATTATGTCATATAGAATGCTTTTACTAACAGTTCTAAGAGCATATTGAATGGTGATATCATTTTGgatatcatacattattaacaaaTGGTCTCTATAATGTCATccaatatttatgcaactcattcatttttttttggatacgcAACTCATTCATATTTTGCTTCAATGGTGATACCATTTTTTGAGtatcatataataataacaagtggtcccttctatatttattttttattttgtcgaaataaaaataaaaataaaaattatttaatttaataaatatgttgataaataaattaataattaaataatgagaAATACAtggcaataaataaaaaatggtgaaaatgcATAAATATGACGAGaaatatgtaatgaaaaatatgaCTTGAGAACaaagcaaataaaaattgtgtaatatatagaatgatatgaaatatcatcaaattaacatccaactacaagaaaaaaaaaatcctttctGTACTATTGTTGAAGAAACGAAATTgaatgaaaacttatgaaatgaaagacaacaaaaaaataaaaccttcCTACagtacaaaaaagaaaaaaaatatttggtcaTTGAATGTCAACGgtaatattttgacatatatggaagctaataataacattaaattgatgatacggtactTTATTTAAGGTAccagtatcatcaattttgaaaCTCTATATGCCACGTCatggaactccaatgataaaaaaaatatggtacAATATCATTAGTTTATGAAATTCTCTTAGATATccttattggagatgctctaaagTTGTGGTTATTAGCATTTAGTATATACAATTACTCAAAGAAATTAAAGTGGCAAAATAGATAATTGATGTGTAGGGAAATCCTAGCATGTCACGCACACGCATCTCATTACTAGAGCTGGAGATTCATTAGCTCGTTATTTAGTTCGAATTGGTGAAATGATGGAATCCTTTGCAGATTGATCCGTTTAACCCGCAGTTCATgtgaacttaaaaaaaaattttcggTTCGTTTATATTTTTACCCATGTGGATTGACCACTAAAAGCGCCGGTTGAGGGAATATGATTTTCATGGAatagaaaacatatatatatatatatatatatatatatatatatatatatatatatatatatatatatagcaaaaaTTGAGTAACAACTGTTACAGTAGAGTATAGTATATAGTAGATGCTAGAAAATACCAAAACTACCCTtactaaatatataataaagctatataatatttatattatgtaACATTGTACTTTCTAAGGTTAGGTTCATGTTATTCTCTTTTCCTCAACTCTTCAAATCTTAGCCGTCGCCACTTTTTCCTTTTGttcttcttagtttatcaaaGAGAGGTAATTTCAGGTCAAATCTTTTAACCCTGTTGTCCCGTcattgtgcggtgtattttgtcGTCAcatctttgtgcggtgttcatttgtttcgggTTGAAGGATTAGTTTCGATCAAGTGCAAATCCATATttcaatgtcgacttttgtgtcatcaacgctacaTATTTTGAGGCATAtatggacattccagacacttcaatatagtcatattcgtagacttatgtaatttgccgtttatgctattaacatgaatgatgtgagtttgttcgcagattcatcctttttgtttttagcgaattggaatttgtattgcatcaaTATACTCtttaaatttgaatgaatgaatgaatatcgtttatttttagtaaaaaaaaaacaatgtactTTCTAGACAAACCATATATGTGAGaagttatatttaattttgcagaattcttatactattttttagatGATCAGAAAAGGAAGttatatttaaaatcatttttatattgtaatCAAGAAAAgtgtaaaattataatattaaaaagaaaatccaTAAAAGAGAAAAACCCTTTAAAGATCCGTGCACAATAAGACACATAATGACCTTTTCTAAATGACCTTTATAATTTGGTTTAAGGGTAATTGGGTGCATCTAAACTAGATGACCCAACACCATTCTCAACTTTAATAACACAAAATGCTAACTCCATTTGCAAGTAATACGGAGCAAAGTTTTAGTGGGACAAAGCTTTTGAATCCTTCACCTCAAAACCTATTAGATTTTGACCATGGATCCAAATCTATTGACTATATGgacgatttaaacaaaaattaatttaactaatagaactaattaaattaaaccaCAATCTACTTGTAATTCATGTGAACTTTCATATACGTACTTAATgttcaattaaacaaaaaataattaaataactatAAATCTTAACTTAATTAACTggtaatgaaatatatatatgtaatacaATTACCAACATATGCTTAGTGTAACACTtaccaattaaaaaaaaaaaacacttaccaattcaaaaatttcattaAATTGCTTTCcatcttatcttatcttatcttatttcCGTCTCCCCAACAAAACAATGTTGTAGTATATATCGGATGTCTTGTGTGATCCCtaagaaaaatgatatttttggacttgcaaaaattaaaatgatacaAGTATATATCATactttccttcaattttttttatttttatttttttatatatcataCAATATGATACTGCCACGATTATTATTGAAGGAAGAGGATGGGGTGATAACTCTTTAAGCTATAATTAATAAAGGGTGAAGGGTGTGATTATTAAGAATGAAAAGCAAAAGTAACGTTAGCTTTTAAAAAGAGCCTTAGAGGAGGTAGCGTAAATAGCCTTTCTTCATGATTGGAATTGGTGTGTGTAAATGGCCTAGTGGCATGGCATGGCATGGCATGGCATGCATGTCCAATTCCAGAGAAAATTACTTGTAGTATTtataagttttaaatttttttattgccCAGATTGTGGAACTCAGAGAGAAGAATTACATAATAATTAACTCGGAAATACTAGTCTCAATCGCATCAACTCGTAGTAACTGACAACATTCCACATCCTCGAAACAATAGCATCTACACATTTATTCGTTTCACGATAAGTATGACAAACTCAAATCTTCTAATCTTAATGTAAAAAACGTACGACCTTTGAATATAAACTCCAAGCTGACGAATTCTTTCCCCTCGATGAATCATATTCACCTCCAAAACTCCGTCACCAAGATAATACACTCACCCAAACATTGTACTTGGCAAAATCACCGCGCCCTGTGACCTGTTCCATTAATTTATTTCACATAATAAAACAAGAGAGTAAACAGTAAAAGGAGGGAACATGTAGAATCTATGAAATGACTTTTTGGTGAgtcaagaaaataaaatgaaatcacTTTTTGGAAACACTTGAAATTATTGTTATTTCATGATTTCTTGACCAAAAATGTATTTTGGTTTGGCTTTTTGAGTTGGTATAATGCCCCACTTTCAACATCGTTTTTCAGTTGTGGAGCCATAGTCAATTTCCATAGTTTAATCAGTATCATTAATCTTCATAGTCTTTAAGCAGTTGATTAgccaaataaataattaattaagagGAGGATTACCACGGATATCATTACATGGTGGTGGTGGACCATTTGATTGCTTTAATTTTGGACCCTTCTAGTGAGTAGTTAACTTCAAATACCACTTATAGTAGAGAAAGTTGAACACCCCATAACTTTGTGGTTTTTCCTCTTCTCACTTTTGTTAtcaagaataatattttttggtaaCTTAAGACTTTCAATTTGTTCAAAATTATATAAAGGGGGTACACACATGTTTTTTCTAACAAGTGGTTCATGTGGTGCACCATACAAAAgtctcgaataacattataacgaatacgaattttacaaaatcgaccgttggattcaaagattatatcatatagatcatccatagaaatttttagaaaatttgaaaatcatttgttatgttattgagatccataaaagttaacggtttatgagttttattaaatattgttaattttgatgggtctgaATAAcaatatcaaatgattttcaatttttctaaaaaattctatgaatgatctatatgatataatctttcaatccaatgtTCAATTtggtaaaattcgtattcgttataatgttattcgagacTTGTGCATGATGCACCACATGAATTACTTGTTCTAGACTTGATCACAAATACATATTGTTTAGTTTAATCGGGAGATAAGCTctttgaatatgtaaatttgaggtccgtttggattgatttattttttagtttttacgaaacaacttatgtaaataaataagtttttatatattcagggacggatccagaaacttaTGTAACAGGGGGccgaaaattaaaataataaataaattatttattttttggtcaaatagttTAGATTCATACACCTTAAGTGCTTAAGTGTGGAAAAGTGAAGAACGTAAAATTTAAATCCTGATCCCTCCATAAGTTAATGCCTACATCTACCAATTGAGTTGTATTAACaggacaataaataaatatataatagttaaatatattcaataacaaataattaCATACAATATtacatttagtaaaaaaaaaattaaatacaatattaCATTGTTTATCTTAATAGTAAACGTCTAACTTCATCTCATAAAATTCATCTTAAATTTGGACTTTAGCAAACTAgtataataaatttatataatcaaaatattaattaaatctaTAGTACTTTGAAAGTGATGGTGACTATTAGGCCTTTACTAATCCAACAATGTATGAATatgataagtttttttttttatcagtaagaaaataaacaagaaaaaactaAGGTCTAGTTCTCATGAGACCAATAACATCACTCAAAAGGGTAATGGATAGAGCAGGAGGACAAGATTCCCAAACCAATATTAACTATACTAatctataaatatattaatatgataatTATATGGATGAGGGAGGGGTCTCAACCCCTGCTTGCCGCCCTCTATGTCTGTccctatatatattattagttttttaatgaaaaaacaacttataaagatacaagttttataatttaaaatttattaattaatataaaagtttatttatttgcaaaagttaaaaaataagtcaaatccaaatAGATGCTTGATACTTAAGGTCCCTAGTAATCATGCATTACTATATATAGACACCAATTAAATAGATTAATGTATTGTGAGAAAACAAGCAAAGTAAACAAACTTGAAATATATGGTTGTTGTTGAGTAGTACAAGCAAGGAAAAAGGGAGTGATTTTGCTAACACTTAAGACAACTTTTGGAACTGTTTTTCTCAAGGGGTCCCCTGATTGAGTGTATGTAGTATGGCTTCTTGCATTTGTCTATTTTCTAAAGTATGTATTCTGTTTAATTTCTTCTCAAATTTTATCTACAAACTTAAAAGGCATCAATATTGAACATGAGATATTGAGTTCATACTTTTCTATTACGCATTTCAAAATTTCCAGGCGATAAGATCATtcaatatataagtaaaaaaaaaaaaaaagatcatttAATATATTAGCAACTAGCAAGTGATTcggatattattttttatgaaaaaggatttttttttttctctcccaATCAAATTTTCTCCATGTGCAGCAGACAGAGATCGAACCTCTAACTATCTATTTAATAAGTTCAAATATCTTATTGCATGGATCAATTCGTTGGTGATAAAgaattgttttttcttaggaCTCTATATACAAATTAAGACGATGGCTCTCAGTTTTATCTCCtagcttttaaaaaaattattacaaatatttttgtcaaaataataaattaaaattactttcttcatacttttggtttattttagaaaagacttctcatttatttttctccatTATTGATGTTTGTATATCACAAGTGTAAATGATATTACTAAGTATATGTTTGGAAGGAGTGAGCTAGCAGTAAGTTTAGTAAAATTGTGGTGGTATTTTACTGAAACTTTAAAATATCCTCCCTCCGTATCAAATTAGgttattttgagaaaaaaatttgtatcaaattatatgtcactttacattatcaatgaaatatttaatactatttttcCAATTatacctttaactatttattattctcgatctcttctttcaatttgtaaatcaactcataatttttc
This portion of the Trifolium pratense cultivar HEN17-A07 linkage group LG3, ARS_RC_1.1, whole genome shotgun sequence genome encodes:
- the LOC123915911 gene encoding NDR1/HIN1-like protein 26; the encoded protein is MSQITIKSPKHCATKQVLRIERNYKKIFFAFSTFFTTILLLILLIYFILKPTKPQFSLQELDIYQLNLSGPILNSSIQLTLLSKNPNQKVSIYYDEFQLYATYKNQQITSDSFVPPFYQGQQESNLLSALLIGNGLPVAPSIGYELSHDQLSGRLSLNLKANGKLRWKIGTWVSGRYRFNVNCVSILAFGIGNSMNAPPLASKQGALCSTTI